From a single Streptomyces sp. NBC_01294 genomic region:
- the fabD gene encoding ACP S-malonyltransferase, which produces MTRIFMFPGQGAQRVGMGRTLLDRFPDLEREASDTLGYSLRRLCLEDPEGRLGNTRYTQPAMFAVNALAHRAAVEDGARPDIAIGHSLGEYNALEAAGVFGFTDGLRLVAARAAAMAEVGGGGMSAVVGLTETKLRFLLLRAGFGTLDLANLNTASQTVLAGPLEDLEEAGQVLEDAGARMVRRLDVSGPFHSRYMAPAAAALVPLVRSARLRPPAFPVIANRTAEPYRAELAADLLLQQIDHPVRWHETVRTLLDEPDAVFTEIGESTVLTSMVRQIKRDAEPARAARPRQAVA; this is translated from the coding sequence ATGACTCGGATCTTTATGTTTCCCGGACAGGGAGCGCAGCGCGTCGGCATGGGCCGGACGCTTCTCGACCGCTTCCCTGACCTCGAACGCGAGGCCAGCGACACGCTCGGCTACAGCCTGCGCCGGCTGTGCCTGGAAGATCCCGAGGGCAGGCTCGGCAACACCCGCTACACCCAGCCCGCGATGTTCGCCGTGAACGCCCTCGCCCACCGCGCGGCCGTCGAGGACGGTGCCCGCCCCGACATCGCCATCGGCCACAGCCTGGGTGAGTACAACGCCTTGGAAGCCGCCGGGGTCTTCGGCTTCACCGACGGCCTGCGGCTGGTCGCCGCCCGCGCCGCGGCCATGGCCGAGGTGGGCGGCGGAGGGATGAGCGCGGTCGTCGGGCTCACCGAGACCAAGCTGCGCTTCCTGCTGCTGCGCGCCGGATTCGGAACGCTGGACCTCGCCAACCTCAACACCGCGAGCCAGACCGTGCTGGCCGGGCCGCTGGAGGACCTGGAGGAGGCAGGCCAGGTATTGGAGGACGCCGGCGCGCGCATGGTCCGCCGACTGGACGTCAGCGGCCCCTTCCACTCCCGGTACATGGCGCCCGCCGCCGCCGCGCTCGTCCCGCTGGTTCGGTCCGCTCGACTCCGCCCACCGGCCTTCCCCGTGATCGCCAACCGCACCGCGGAGCCGTACCGCGCAGAGCTGGCCGCGGACCTGCTGCTCCAGCAGATCGACCACCCCGTGCGCTGGCACGAGACCGTCCGCACCCTGCTCGACGAGCCTGACGCGGTGTTCACCGAGATCGGCGAGAGCACCGTGCTGACCAGCATGGTCCGGCAGATCAAGCGGGACGCCGAGCCCGCCCGCGCGGCCCGCCCGCGCCAGGCCGTCGCCTGA
- a CDS encoding non-ribosomal peptide synthetase: MTIQSNPADRYHPFSLTEVQESFYVGRTAGGHAGGTQIHLEFEADRLDPARLRESWNRCVADTDMLRAHLLPDARQAVLEQAPEYQFEIRDLTAVGRDEQRASLEQMRRQSAAAIDPHRWPLFAVAAAELPGGRTRVMLTVEELIADGPSVSLLVQDWYARYAFGEEPGVPEISFRDYALATGGRRPSEESLAYWRDKLGAVDFGRPLPLARPDADPAAAADGEHRRMTLHLDREQWERAKEAAREARATPSAMLLALNAAAVGTAGSGPLPLVLTTYNRLPLHADVARLVGPFLSTSVFVAPEAAGTMGELVSEVSGQLWRDLEHGDVSGVRALRERARIEPGRRAVPVPVVFTSLLGSITDQRAADPGNWAALVDVDESATRTPGVQLEMCVQERAGQLHVSWDYLPGALDGAEVRAAFERLGALLRRVAELGPAVWNTDLPTTIAPDAGTETVSQASFGTAGRLPLTEVQSAYLVGRLGTLGGATETRVYQEFLLENHDADTLEAAWNRLVAHHPMLRAAVHQDGTLEVVPAVPHYRITRHDLTGLRPTEGPAADGGSPVERALADTAARLRGGTFPLGSRPMYALEASILPDGTTVLHVVLDALLADARSFAMLFGQLFALHDGDSSVLDEPADPGPYLRGLVAPGQDGPAEAARLAWREKFAALPGGPPLPDPAPQAARLHRRTDLGSWRRLTERAAAIGVPADMVLLTAYTDELRRTFGPEPFTVTVVSWDRPAGLAHADRMVADFTQLAWVVVDDTLPADFAQRARELWGRVRADLERGELRPGLAELRGRVFRSGGRLRLPVVFTRVPEIDPALHPRGVRLRESQSQTAQVALDHVPLLVGDDLVGQWDAAEGCLSADRLDTMFEGYTRRIRSFVESVESVESAGSAGSAGALSPTMTGLLAETLSRHPDRPAVHWDGRVVDYRELDHRTAQLAHQLIASGIRPGDHVAVHMNRSDDLVVALVGIVRAGAVYVPVDPANPPERVRYLLEDSGARVVVADAALAAVPAAAGAVVLCQDRDEDRALLASRPVTPPQVEVGPDDPVYTIYTSGTTGKPKGCRNTHRGFVNRVRWMQDRFPLGADDRVAQKTPYGFDVSAWEFFWPLLAGASIVVARPGGHVDPGYLARLLRDERVTVAHFVPSVLGLFLRDRAASDCASLRYVFASGEALPVATMKQFFQVLPGGAELHNLYGPTEAAIDVTHWACRPDWDEPTVPIGRPIARTRIHLVDERMARVPDGTPGEIVIGGAGVALGYHGRPELTAERFVASPFADDPSPRLYRTGDLGQLGPDGEIRYLGRIDSQFKLRGLRIEPEEVEAALTDLPGVSEARVLPVTDPATGEQILAAVCVEADGTLAPSVGQMRRDLARSLPPYLVPNSFRFVDRLPLTANGKLDRPAATALFDTTPPTAPAAPVPAAAALAPGAAAAAPAAPQAPALTGHPAPAIEEDPVYDPRPGRPEEGTAALVKAAVADCLRLEAVDLDADLFDLGATSFTMIRLAQEIERLTGVALSVDALISGPTVTALLAAIRAGQAADRTEPETAGTAAPTGPEADAAAVAGLAAGLLGLAEADPDTDLFDLGATSFTMIRLAQELAERFGADVPVDALIQTPTARGIAASLAPASSAPQVASARQAPAPAARTDIRIALDPQAKAAFKEARVAERRLPGSLARLPFPAAGPQDRRALYDASAFREFADGPLPGDRLTELLGTLARGELDGRAKHRYPSAGGFYPVQVYLYVRPGAVEGVEGGLYYLHPGERALVAIDPQARFGTDIHVFHNRALVDASAFGVFLVSTPAAIAPAYGERNAARFSMIEAGHVAQLLLTAAPERGLGMCAVGEMDFGAVRGHFGLQDDQELLVSLWGGALSGPALRRRAELVTAERPQESAPVPSGPRPVAVVGFAARLPGADDLRGLDAMLAAGDSALGPAPEERWAPLRSNARRAGARVGGYLADVTAVEVEEFGLADAEVAAVDPQERLLLTVTRHCLEDAALTPERLSETGQVGVFVGSMWQDHALYGVAARAEGQTGTHATRGGLAHRISHAFGLTGPSLVIDTGCVSGLAAVEAAFRAVADGRCEAAVAAGSNLVLHPDHLDVLSELGLVAEQEDSCAFTDRASGWLVGEGVGAVLLKPLDRALEDGDPVHAVLRGGALLHSGTTRQFGIPDPRRQEQVMRAALADARLTAGDIGYVEAAAAGAALADALEYTALGRLFGAAGADDGGANEAGNGARAGLGPVPVGSVKPNTGHLEAASVFAQLGKLIAQFRRDRLYPTRLTSAANPALASCGGSVALAGPSADRWRTAPGGTRRALVNGFAGGGSYGSLVVEEPPAAATAGPADADTGASEGIEVLVLSADSPENLARWARSLAEELDADPGLALAAVARTLREGRRARPVRGAVAADRGRAAGALRTLAERVLRDGTGATVEAARTTADQQALTAVWSAGGELPVPAAPATSAVPRRRALPPVPLSIRRVPLPVPAAAAPRPENGQQPDGPTGTGPTPFERMAGIVAQETGAVLDRLAPADDLFAMGVTSRQLLRIAARVAADGGSELPLESLFTAPDLAALAELAFPTAVPA; the protein is encoded by the coding sequence ATGACCATCCAGAGCAACCCCGCCGACCGATACCACCCCTTCTCCCTCACCGAGGTCCAGGAGTCCTTCTACGTCGGCCGGACGGCGGGCGGGCACGCTGGCGGCACCCAGATCCACCTGGAGTTCGAGGCAGACCGCCTCGACCCGGCGCGGCTGCGGGAGAGCTGGAACCGCTGCGTCGCCGACACCGACATGCTCCGCGCCCACCTGCTGCCCGACGCCCGCCAGGCCGTCCTGGAGCAGGCGCCCGAGTACCAGTTCGAGATCCGCGACCTCACCGCAGTCGGCCGCGACGAGCAGCGCGCCTCACTGGAGCAGATGCGCCGGCAGTCCGCCGCCGCCATCGACCCGCACCGCTGGCCGCTGTTCGCCGTCGCCGCCGCCGAACTGCCGGGCGGGCGCACCAGGGTGATGCTCACCGTCGAGGAGCTGATCGCCGACGGCCCGAGCGTTTCGCTGCTGGTCCAGGACTGGTACGCGCGCTACGCGTTCGGTGAGGAGCCCGGCGTCCCGGAGATCTCCTTCCGCGACTACGCGCTCGCCACCGGCGGCCGTCGCCCCTCCGAGGAGTCCCTCGCGTACTGGCGGGACAAGCTCGGGGCCGTGGACTTCGGCCGGCCGCTGCCGCTCGCCCGCCCGGACGCCGATCCGGCGGCCGCCGCCGACGGCGAGCACCGGCGCATGACGCTCCACTTGGACCGCGAGCAGTGGGAGCGCGCCAAGGAGGCCGCCCGCGAGGCCCGGGCCACCCCGTCGGCGATGCTGCTGGCGCTGAACGCCGCTGCTGTTGGCACAGCCGGCAGCGGACCGCTCCCGCTGGTCCTCACCACCTACAACCGCCTCCCGCTCCACGCCGACGTGGCCCGCCTGGTCGGCCCGTTCCTGTCCACCTCCGTCTTCGTCGCCCCCGAGGCGGCCGGAACCATGGGCGAGCTGGTCTCCGAGGTCAGCGGCCAGCTCTGGCGCGACCTGGAGCACGGCGACGTCAGCGGGGTGCGCGCGCTGCGCGAACGCGCCCGCATCGAGCCCGGCCGCCGGGCGGTCCCGGTGCCGGTCGTTTTCACCAGCCTGCTCGGCAGCATCACCGACCAGCGCGCCGCCGACCCCGGCAACTGGGCCGCACTGGTCGACGTCGACGAATCCGCCACCCGCACCCCCGGCGTCCAGCTCGAGATGTGCGTCCAGGAGCGTGCGGGGCAGCTCCACGTGTCCTGGGACTACCTGCCCGGGGCGCTGGACGGCGCCGAGGTGCGGGCCGCCTTCGAGCGGCTCGGAGCCCTGCTGCGCCGGGTCGCGGAGCTCGGCCCGGCCGTGTGGAACACCGACCTGCCGACCACCATCGCGCCGGACGCCGGTACCGAGACCGTCAGCCAGGCGTCCTTCGGCACCGCCGGGCGACTGCCGCTGACCGAGGTGCAGTCGGCCTACCTGGTCGGGCGGCTCGGCACCCTCGGCGGCGCCACGGAGACCCGCGTCTACCAGGAGTTCCTCCTGGAGAACCACGATGCGGACACCCTGGAGGCGGCCTGGAACCGGCTGGTCGCCCACCACCCGATGCTGCGCGCGGCCGTCCACCAGGACGGCACCCTGGAGGTCGTCCCGGCCGTCCCCCACTACCGCATCACCCGGCACGACCTGACGGGTCTGCGACCCACCGAAGGGCCGGCCGCCGACGGCGGGTCCCCGGTCGAGCGGGCGCTCGCCGACACCGCCGCCCGGCTGCGCGGCGGGACCTTCCCCCTGGGCAGCCGGCCGATGTACGCCCTGGAGGCCAGCATCCTCCCGGACGGCACCACCGTCCTGCACGTCGTCCTGGACGCGCTGCTCGCCGACGCACGCTCCTTCGCCATGCTCTTCGGCCAGCTGTTCGCGCTGCACGACGGCGACTCGTCGGTGCTGGACGAGCCCGCCGACCCGGGCCCGTACCTGCGCGGCCTCGTCGCGCCCGGCCAGGACGGTCCGGCGGAGGCCGCCCGGCTCGCCTGGCGGGAGAAGTTCGCCGCTCTGCCCGGAGGCCCCCCGCTCCCCGACCCGGCCCCGCAGGCCGCCCGGCTGCACCGCCGCACGGACCTCGGGTCCTGGCGGCGCCTCACCGAGCGGGCCGCCGCCATCGGCGTCCCGGCCGACATGGTGCTGCTGACGGCTTACACCGACGAGCTGCGCCGCACGTTCGGCCCGGAGCCGTTCACCGTGACCGTGGTCTCCTGGGACCGGCCCGCCGGCCTGGCTCACGCGGACCGCATGGTTGCCGACTTCACCCAGCTGGCCTGGGTGGTGGTTGACGACACGCTGCCGGCCGACTTCGCGCAGCGGGCCCGCGAGCTGTGGGGCCGGGTCCGCGCCGACCTGGAGCGCGGCGAGCTCCGGCCCGGCCTGGCCGAGCTGCGAGGCCGGGTCTTCCGCTCCGGCGGCAGGCTGCGGCTGCCGGTGGTCTTCACCCGGGTACCCGAGATCGATCCCGCCCTGCACCCGCGCGGCGTACGGCTACGCGAGAGCCAGTCGCAGACCGCCCAGGTCGCGCTGGACCACGTCCCGCTGCTCGTCGGCGACGACCTGGTGGGCCAGTGGGACGCCGCCGAGGGCTGCCTCTCCGCCGACCGGCTGGACACCATGTTCGAGGGCTACACGCGCCGTATCCGCTCCTTCGTCGAGTCCGTCGAGTCCGTCGAGTCCGCGGGATCTGCCGGGTCCGCCGGCGCGCTGTCGCCGACCATGACCGGACTGCTCGCCGAGACGCTGTCCCGCCACCCCGACCGCCCGGCCGTCCACTGGGACGGGCGCGTCGTCGACTACCGCGAGCTCGACCACCGTACGGCCCAGCTGGCCCACCAGCTGATCGCCTCCGGGATCCGCCCGGGCGACCACGTCGCCGTGCACATGAACCGCTCCGACGACTTGGTGGTCGCGCTGGTCGGCATCGTGCGCGCCGGAGCCGTCTACGTCCCCGTCGACCCGGCCAACCCGCCGGAGCGGGTGCGCTACCTGCTGGAGGACAGCGGCGCGCGCGTGGTGGTCGCCGACGCGGCGCTCGCAGCTGTACCGGCCGCCGCCGGCGCGGTCGTCCTTTGCCAGGACCGCGACGAGGACCGGGCTCTGCTGGCGTCCCGCCCGGTGACGCCACCTCAGGTGGAGGTGGGCCCGGACGACCCCGTCTACACGATCTACACCTCGGGCACCACCGGCAAGCCGAAGGGCTGCCGCAACACCCACCGGGGCTTCGTCAACCGGGTCCGCTGGATGCAGGACCGCTTCCCGCTGGGCGCCGATGACCGGGTCGCCCAGAAGACCCCGTACGGCTTCGACGTCTCGGCCTGGGAGTTCTTCTGGCCGCTGCTGGCCGGGGCGTCCATCGTGGTCGCCCGGCCCGGCGGCCACGTCGACCCCGGCTATCTCGCCCGGCTGCTGCGCGACGAGCGGGTGACGGTCGCCCACTTCGTGCCCTCCGTGCTCGGCCTGTTCCTGCGTGACCGGGCGGCGTCGGATTGCGCGTCGCTGCGGTACGTCTTCGCCAGCGGCGAGGCGCTTCCGGTCGCGACCATGAAGCAGTTCTTCCAGGTCCTGCCGGGCGGCGCCGAGCTGCACAACCTTTACGGCCCGACCGAGGCCGCCATCGACGTGACCCACTGGGCGTGCCGCCCCGATTGGGACGAGCCCACCGTGCCGATCGGCCGGCCGATCGCCCGCACCCGCATCCACTTGGTGGACGAGCGGATGGCACGGGTCCCGGACGGCACGCCGGGCGAGATCGTCATCGGCGGGGCGGGCGTCGCACTCGGCTACCACGGCCGGCCCGAGCTCACCGCCGAGCGCTTCGTGGCGTCGCCGTTCGCCGACGACCCGTCACCACGCCTGTACCGCACCGGCGACTTGGGACAGCTCGGCCCGGACGGCGAGATCAGGTACCTCGGCCGGATCGACAGCCAGTTCAAGCTCCGCGGCCTGAGGATCGAGCCGGAGGAGGTCGAGGCCGCGCTCACCGACCTGCCCGGGGTGTCCGAGGCCCGGGTGCTCCCGGTCACCGACCCGGCCACGGGCGAGCAAATCCTGGCGGCGGTATGCGTCGAGGCCGACGGCACCCTGGCCCCGTCCGTCGGGCAGATGCGCCGCGACCTGGCCCGCTCCCTGCCGCCGTACCTCGTGCCGAACAGCTTCCGGTTCGTGGACCGCCTGCCGCTGACGGCCAACGGCAAGCTCGACCGCCCGGCCGCCACAGCCCTCTTCGACACCACCCCACCGACCGCTCCTGCCGCTCCGGTTCCCGCCGCTGCCGCCCTGGCTCCTGGCGCTGCTGCTGCAGCCCCCGCCGCCCCCCAGGCCCCCGCTCTCACCGGCCACCCGGCCCCCGCCATCGAGGAGGACCCCGTGTACGACCCCCGGCCCGGACGACCCGAGGAGGGGACTGCCGCGCTCGTGAAGGCGGCCGTCGCCGACTGCCTCCGGCTGGAGGCGGTCGACCTCGACGCCGACCTGTTCGACCTGGGCGCGACCTCGTTCACGATGATCCGGCTGGCCCAGGAGATCGAGCGGCTGACCGGTGTCGCCCTGTCCGTGGACGCCCTGATCAGCGGGCCGACCGTCACCGCGCTGCTGGCCGCCATCCGTGCCGGCCAGGCCGCCGACCGGACCGAGCCGGAGACGGCCGGAACGGCCGCCCCCACCGGTCCGGAGGCCGACGCGGCGGCCGTGGCGGGCCTGGCCGCCGGCCTGCTCGGCCTGGCGGAGGCCGACCCGGACACCGACCTGTTCGACCTGGGCGCGACCTCGTTCACGATGATCCGGCTGGCCCAGGAGCTCGCCGAGCGGTTCGGGGCGGACGTCCCGGTGGACGCCCTGATCCAGACACCCACCGCCCGCGGCATCGCCGCAAGCCTGGCCCCCGCTTCTTCCGCGCCGCAGGTCGCTTCCGCGCGGCAGGCACCCGCACCCGCTGCTCGTACCGACATCCGGATCGCCCTCGACCCGCAGGCCAAGGCTGCGTTCAAGGAGGCCAGGGTCGCCGAGCGCCGGCTGCCCGGGTCGCTGGCCCGGCTGCCGTTCCCGGCGGCCGGCCCGCAGGACCGGCGGGCGCTCTACGATGCCTCCGCCTTCCGCGAGTTCGCCGACGGGCCGCTGCCCGGCGACCGGCTCACCGAGCTGCTGGGCACCCTGGCCCGCGGCGAGCTCGACGGCCGGGCCAAGCACCGCTACCCGTCCGCAGGCGGCTTCTACCCGGTGCAGGTCTACCTGTACGTCAGGCCGGGCGCCGTGGAGGGCGTCGAAGGCGGCCTCTACTACCTGCACCCGGGCGAGCGCGCCCTGGTGGCGATCGACCCGCAGGCCCGCTTCGGCACCGACATCCACGTCTTCCACAACCGCGCCCTGGTGGACGCCTCCGCGTTCGGCGTCTTCCTGGTGTCCACCCCGGCGGCCATCGCGCCGGCGTACGGCGAGCGCAACGCCGCCCGGTTCTCGATGATCGAGGCGGGACACGTCGCCCAGCTGCTGCTGACCGCCGCCCCCGAGCGCGGCCTCGGCATGTGCGCGGTGGGGGAGATGGACTTCGGCGCGGTGCGCGGGCACTTCGGCCTTCAGGACGACCAGGAGCTGCTGGTCTCGCTGTGGGGCGGTGCCCTGTCCGGGCCGGCGCTGCGCCGCCGAGCCGAGCTGGTCACCGCCGAGCGGCCACAGGAGAGCGCGCCGGTGCCGTCCGGGCCGCGCCCGGTGGCCGTGGTCGGCTTCGCGGCCCGGCTGCCCGGGGCCGACGACCTGCGAGGGCTGGACGCGATGCTGGCGGCCGGCGACTCCGCTCTCGGCCCCGCCCCGGAGGAGCGCTGGGCTCCGCTCCGGAGCAACGCCCGGCGCGCCGGCGCCCGCGTCGGCGGCTACCTGGCCGACGTGACGGCCGTGGAGGTGGAGGAGTTCGGTCTCGCGGACGCCGAGGTGGCCGCCGTCGACCCGCAGGAGCGGCTGCTGCTGACGGTCACCCGACACTGCCTGGAGGATGCCGCGCTCACCCCCGAGCGGCTGTCGGAGACCGGACAGGTCGGTGTGTTCGTCGGGTCGATGTGGCAGGACCACGCGCTCTACGGGGTGGCGGCCCGGGCCGAGGGACAGACCGGCACCCACGCCACCCGCGGCGGGCTCGCGCACCGCATCTCACATGCGTTCGGCCTGACCGGCCCGAGCTTGGTGATCGACACCGGCTGCGTTTCCGGGCTCGCGGCCGTCGAGGCGGCCTTTCGGGCCGTCGCCGACGGCCGGTGCGAGGCGGCCGTCGCGGCCGGTAGCAACTTGGTGCTGCACCCGGACCACCTGGACGTGCTGTCCGAGCTGGGATTGGTCGCGGAGCAGGAGGACTCCTGCGCGTTCACCGACCGGGCCAGCGGCTGGCTGGTCGGGGAGGGTGTCGGCGCGGTCCTCCTCAAGCCGCTCGACCGTGCTCTGGAGGACGGCGACCCCGTTCACGCCGTGCTGCGCGGCGGCGCGCTCCTGCACTCGGGAACGACCCGCCAGTTCGGGATCCCGGACCCGCGCCGCCAGGAGCAGGTGATGCGGGCCGCGCTCGCCGACGCCCGGCTGACGGCCGGGGACATCGGCTACGTCGAGGCAGCGGCAGCCGGCGCGGCGCTGGCCGACGCGCTCGAGTACACCGCGCTGGGACGGCTGTTCGGCGCCGCCGGCGCTGACGACGGCGGTGCGAACGAGGCCGGGAACGGCGCCCGAGCGGGCCTCGGGCCCGTGCCGGTCGGCTCGGTCAAACCGAACACCGGCCACCTGGAGGCAGCCTCCGTCTTCGCCCAGCTCGGCAAGCTCATCGCCCAGTTCCGCCGGGACCGGCTCTACCCGACCCGACTCACCTCGGCCGCCAACCCGGCACTCGCCTCGTGCGGCGGATCCGTGGCCCTGGCCGGCCCGTCCGCCGACCGGTGGCGCACCGCGCCCGGCGGCACCCGACGGGCCCTGGTGAACGGCTTCGCGGGCGGCGGATCGTACGGCAGCCTCGTGGTCGAGGAGCCGCCGGCCGCCGCGACCGCAGGACCGGCCGACGCCGACACGGGTGCCAGCGAGGGGATCGAGGTCCTCGTACTGTCTGCGGACAGCCCGGAGAACCTGGCCCGCTGGGCCCGCTCCCTCGCGGAGGAACTGGACGCCGACCCCGGTCTCGCCCTCGCCGCCGTCGCCCGTACGCTGCGGGAAGGACGCCGGGCGCGACCTGTCCGCGGGGCGGTGGCCGCCGACCGCGGCCGGGCTGCCGGGGCGCTGCGCACCCTCGCCGAGCGCGTGCTGCGCGACGGCACCGGCGCCACCGTCGAGGCCGCCCGGACGACGGCGGACCAGCAGGCGCTGACGGCGGTCTGGTCGGCCGGCGGCGAGCTCCCGGTGCCCGCCGCGCCCGCCACGTCCGCCGTGCCGCGCCGCCGGGCGCTGCCGCCGGTGCCGCTGTCCATCCGCCGGGTGCCGCTCCCGGTGCCTGCCGCCGCAGCCCCGCGGCCGGAGAACGGGCAGCAGCCGGACGGCCCGACCGGGACCGGGCCGACGCCGTTCGAGCGGATGGCCGGCATCGTCGCCCAGGAGACCGGGGCGGTGCTGGACCGGCTCGCCCCCGCCGACGACCTGTTCGCGATGGGCGTCACCAGCCGCCAGCTGCTGCGGATCGCCGCCCGGGTGGCCGCCGACGGAGGCAGCGAACTCCCCCTGGAGTCGCTCTTCACCGCCCCGGACCTCGCAGCCCTGGCCGAGCTCGCCTTTCCCACAGCCGTACCCGCCTGA
- a CDS encoding 4'-phosphopantetheinyl transferase family protein codes for MSARAAEGARPPADGEVRLWVCANDDLGPGTATALAGHWLDEHEQATADRFIFERDRRQYLVAHVLVRRLLSLETGVPEALIELRRSDRGRPSVRPPDGGWPTAEGPLDFNLSHAHGYNAIAVGRGRRVGVDVERLDRVNSRALAGIAESFTPGERGWLARIPAGEGYDRTVLRLWTLKEAYAKARGLGLGLPFDSFGFVLSENGEVAAFEPPADDPSGTWWLLELEPEPGVLVSLAVEDGATPMTALRLHTGFPWRPSALRASIHPGNPVPLLAPGTLSAALPLAGAASHRAHPTELQRSVA; via the coding sequence ATGAGCGCGCGGGCAGCCGAGGGCGCACGGCCGCCCGCCGACGGCGAGGTCCGGCTCTGGGTCTGCGCCAACGACGACCTCGGGCCGGGCACCGCCACCGCCCTGGCCGGCCACTGGCTGGACGAGCACGAACAGGCGACCGCGGACCGGTTCATCTTCGAGCGAGACCGCCGCCAGTACCTCGTGGCACACGTCCTCGTGCGGCGCCTGCTCTCGCTGGAGACCGGCGTCCCCGAGGCGCTGATCGAGCTGCGCAGGTCCGACCGTGGCCGGCCGTCCGTACGGCCGCCCGACGGCGGCTGGCCCACCGCCGAGGGCCCGCTGGACTTCAACCTCTCGCACGCCCACGGATACAATGCGATCGCCGTCGGCCGGGGCCGCCGGGTCGGGGTCGACGTCGAACGGCTCGACCGGGTGAACAGCCGCGCACTGGCCGGAATCGCCGAGAGCTTCACGCCCGGTGAGCGCGGCTGGCTGGCCCGGATACCCGCAGGCGAGGGGTACGACCGCACGGTGCTGCGCCTGTGGACGCTCAAGGAGGCCTATGCCAAGGCGCGCGGGCTCGGCCTCGGACTGCCCTTCGACTCGTTCGGCTTCGTGCTGTCCGAGAACGGCGAGGTGGCCGCGTTCGAACCGCCGGCCGACGACCCGTCGGGAACCTGGTGGCTGCTCGAACTCGAACCCGAGCCTGGGGTGCTGGTCTCCCTCGCGGTCGAGGACGGGGCCACCCCGATGACCGCGCTCCGGCTGCACACCGGCTTCCCCTGGCGGCCTTCCGCCTTGCGCGCGAGCATCCACCCCGGGAACCCCGTCCCGCTGCTCGCCCCCGGGACCCTGTCCGCCGCGCTCCCCCTCGCCGGGGCCGCGTCCCACCGAGCGCACCCCACCGAACTCCAGAGGAGCGTCGCATGA
- a CDS encoding thioesterase II family protein translates to MTSNTLRFRPPAGAGYCPRPVPGAALRLFLFHHAGGSHLLYRDWIAHFPADWEIHLLDAPGRGRLTDMPACADAERLVDFFHDEIVLAMDRPFAFFGHSMGGLAAYELTNRLAAEGLPLPAWLGLSARGAPRQPGPADNRHRMPDAELRHHLARMGGTPTEVLEDPDIWQLFAPMIRNDLRLVETWSPRPHTPPLSVPLSVFGGADDVVVSPARLAAWQQHAERFLGLHLFDGDHFYFRGRPAEMVRLITGQVRTATAGRPVTGGAR, encoded by the coding sequence ATGACGAGCAACACCCTGAGGTTCCGCCCGCCGGCCGGAGCGGGCTACTGCCCCCGCCCGGTCCCGGGAGCGGCCTTGCGCCTGTTCCTGTTCCACCACGCCGGCGGCTCCCATCTGTTGTACCGCGACTGGATCGCGCACTTCCCCGCCGACTGGGAGATCCACCTGCTGGACGCCCCTGGTCGGGGCCGGCTGACCGACATGCCGGCCTGCGCCGACGCCGAACGGCTGGTGGACTTCTTCCACGACGAGATCGTGCTCGCGATGGACCGCCCGTTCGCATTCTTCGGCCACAGCATGGGCGGCCTGGCTGCCTACGAGCTCACCAACCGGCTGGCCGCTGAGGGGCTGCCGCTCCCCGCATGGCTCGGCCTGTCGGCCCGCGGCGCGCCGAGGCAGCCGGGCCCGGCCGACAACCGCCACCGCATGCCCGACGCAGAACTCCGCCACCACCTGGCCCGGATGGGCGGCACCCCGACCGAGGTCCTGGAGGACCCGGACATCTGGCAGCTGTTCGCACCAATGATCCGCAACGACCTGCGGCTGGTGGAGACCTGGAGCCCGCGGCCGCACACGCCGCCGCTGTCCGTTCCGCTGTCCGTCTTCGGCGGCGCCGACGACGTGGTGGTCTCGCCCGCGCGGCTGGCCGCCTGGCAGCAGCACGCCGAACGGTTCCTCGGCCTTCACCTCTTCGACGGCGACCACTTCTACTTCCGCGGCCGCCCCGCCGAGATGGTCCGGCTGATCACCGGACAGGTCCGGACCGCGACGGCGGGCCGCCCGGTGACGGGAGGTGCGCGATGA